The region TGGGCCGGCTGTTTGTTTGCCGGACACTCTGCCTCAATAAGCGGCAGATAGGAGCTTCCCATCGATGCCTCATCTaaattttttttttgagacaaccTCATGAAGCTTTTTATTAAATCGTCACAATATTTACAGGCACGGAGGGAAAATCTTCGGGGTGGCCCAGCCACACATGGCGTCCAACCCCGAAAGATAAAGCATGCTTCGCTAAGTTGTGAGCTTCataatttgaactcctaaatttatGGCTAACCTTACAAATATCAAAATCTAATCAGTGGTTTATTATTACATGCGCAATAGCTCCATAGGAGGACGCATTCTCCTTCTTCTGAGACTGCACCACCTGTTTACAGTCTGATGCAACATGGATACACCGTTGGTAGAGGTCCTCCGCTAGTGCTAAGCCTTCCCTGATCGCAATCGCTTCTAGTGTCTCCGCATCCGCAATGTGCCTCAATACCAGAACTGAGGCTCCCAAAAATAATCCCTCTAAACTCCTGCATATCGCCCCCACGGCCCCAAATCTAGCATGCCTTGGTGCCGCTGCATCTACATTGATCTTCACACATCCCGTGGCAGGGGCCTGCCACTGGGTCGGCCTGGGGGCTTTAACACCAATCTGTCGTGGATCCCTTGCGTTAATATGCCTTAGATCCTCAAGACAGCTTGTGATGAAACCATTAATGCAATGTGTTAATTGGAAGATATCCTCATAGATCGCTTTCCTCCGAGCTCGCCAAATAGCCCACATGATAACAATCATATGCGCAAACATATCTATGTTCAATGTTTCCTCCAGCACCCCAGCAATGCCTAAAACCATGTGGCCCATAAACGAAGCCCAATCGCGTAAGGAAAAAAAAAACTTTGAACTCCTTCGATGTTCGCTCGCTGTCGACATTGCTCGCGTTCGCCGCAGCCGTGAAACTGAGCTTCGCAGCGAGAGGGAGGGTGACTCTCGCTACCATGTCCACACCTCCGCTGTGAAACCTAGCTGTTCAACCTAACAGGTTGAGGTTGATTGAACTTGAAGTCTGAAGTTTATACTAGAAGCTAAGTTTCAGTCTTTCAGACCAAGAGGAGATGAACTAGTGTTGTAAATTACAAAACTGAGTGTGGTAAAACAGATTGAGATTTGAGATGGTGTTGTTTGTTATGATTTCATTTTGCCATCCAAATTTGTTCATGTACAAATAGCAGCTAGAAGCTTATTCTCAACGTCGTGGTGCAGCCGGCCATGGCCGTGTCCTGTGAAGCCCAGGTGTGCAGTCGTCGTGATTATAGGCCGTAACATGTTTTTTCTATTCTCGAGGTGATTGGGCTGCTTATGGGCCGTGCAACCAACCCTGCCGATTCTAAGCAAAAATTGCCTGTGCATTGCTACAGAAAAAAAAATCCTTACACGACCAATCCGTGATGCCACTTCTCTTTGCAATCATCATGAATGGTGGTCATATTCACCACCTATTTACGATGAACTTGGATCAACCCCAAGGCAACAAGCTTGGTCATCAGCACACTAGTTTCGCGACCCCTCCCCCGCACCGCCCTGTATCTGCGGGCTTGTAATGATGGTGCGCGTCAGACTCATCTACACTTGATCATATATCATCTTCGAACTCCTTCTCACCATCCTAAAAAGTATATCAAATATAACAACTCAACAAAATATGACACTATATACCATCTCGTCTACAAACATCCCTACGGCCTACATTATAAGAAAGTGGCAAGAGCAAATATGACACTACTCCATCCAAGTTGAGGTTTCCATCCCATGTCTACATAACTCCATTTACTCACCGTAGTGCATATTTTCTCAGGCCAAGACGCAAACCACAATAGCAAATGTCATTAATGGATTGGTCACACAAGCCAACATTCAGTTGAGACTCGGGTCTCCATCCAACGACACATTTCTCAAGTTCATCCATTTACTCCATGCGATTGCATATTCTCGTAGAATTGCAAACAAGTCAATACACACCCGAGAAGACTGGCCACACAAGCAAGCGCCGGCCACCGGGCTTCAAGTGCTACATTACTAGTCGCTGTCGCTATCGCCATCTGAGCAAGGATAGTCAATACAAGTGCTACTACCGCCGCCGTATGCTTGGCTGCTTGGGTGAATAACAGGCTGGTAGTTTTCACAGCCATAGCAATGCCCTGCAACGTTGATAGAACAAATAGAGTTAGACACGTATCAATATGAGATTGCGATTAAGGCATATGTGTGAACAAGACAACTGATTGCACCTGATGCAAAACTCACGATCAAAAAGCAAACATGGCCATAATCAGGAAAGAAACAATAGGAATAACTGACAAGAAAGCCAACAAGGCACCTGCGTCATTTTCCCCAACTATACAGCACATAATCACATCATTCTCAGTCCGAAAATTCAGGTGGACTTCAGAGAAGAATAGCTTGGTACTGTCGGCATCAGCAGAATGTTGCTCCTCAGGCTGCTTAGCTGTGAAGTTATAATGGGCGCCGGCCCCTCCAAACTCATAAAATATAGATATCACTTTTACCTCCACCAGCTCAAACTgaaaaaaaaaaatcaaaatgtAAAGACATGTTTAAAATGGATAATCAGGCTGAAAAGCCATCCCAATTGTCACGACCTCACATACTCGGAGataagagagaaagagagaggaagaccTTGGTGTTGTTGGCTCTGTTGTATTTATGCAAGGCCACCTCCGCATGGTAGCGCGCGTCCTTTTGTTTGGCCGCGACTCTTCTTTCGCGGAGCGCATTCCTCACCTCCAGAGGCTTCCTCTTTCGCATTACAACTGGAATTCCGACGGTAGCCCGCTCAAAGTCACCCGTAAATCTGGGTAGGGGCAAAGGCTGAAACCTCGAAGCATGTTCCTCCATGTTGATACCTTCAGGAGTGCTCCTCTCCATGGACATCCAACCAGTTCGACTCCTGATTCAGTAATGTGAACTGATTGTTATAAAAATAATAATTCACAAGTACCATGCCGTAATGTGAGAAATAGTAACTGTATCATTTACCCAGTTGCTTTTCTTTCATGATGAAGGTGCATGCAGAGTTCTAGAAACATGATTAAAAACTCGTCGAATTTGTTCAGAATTAAAATTTGACAGATTTACCCATTAGATTTTCTTTTATGATGAAGGTGCATGCAGAGTTCTTGAATCATGTTTAAAAACTTACAGTGTAGAATGTTAACGGGAGGAGTTGTGTTAACCATTTTCCAGCGAAAACAGTTTGTAACATAAACAAAAAATGGACGATTTAATACTGGGAACCAGAGGATTTGAGAGTGCCAAATGAAGATGCACAGTGGGATTAAACGGATAGCAATCCAGAAAAAAAAGTTAGGAGTGCTCAACTTGCATACCTCCCTTTTGAAGCGGCGCATGAGACGTCAACTTGATGGTGATGTTGCTTTGTCTCCTGTGGCTTGGCATTCAAATTCTCTTTAAATCTGAACCAGAACATATGACTTATATTGAATTAAAGTAAATGAAGCTAAGTTATCGACATAATCTACCTATTATTATTAACTAGAAAATATTTTTGGAACCGATAGCATTTGCTGCACTTTTCAGTACAATCCTTAGCCCATCACTGATACACCCTGCAGTGTACAAATcttaaaaaaaacaaaattcggcTAATCAACTGCAATGGGAGGAATTATGCTACCCGTGATTTTCAAGGAAAAATCAGTTTGGAATATAAACAAAAACGAACAAGTTAATAATAATGGGAACCTGAGTATTTACATTTCAGAATGAGGAATGACCATGCATAGTGGAGTTGAACAGAGAGCAACCCAGAAAAAAAGTGAAGATGATACGAGTTTTACCTTGCATATCTCCCCTTTGAAGCGGCCCGTGAAACTGCGACTTGGTGTTGCTTTGGCTCCTCCTCTGGGAAGACAGGCAGCGAATTCCCCTTATACCTTGAACCATAACATATGATTTATTCAGCATCACAGTAAAATGAAGCAGAGTCTATCAATAATATTCTAATTTCAGAATCTTAATAATTTGTTTTTGCCTTCTAGTTTCAGCAACTTTCAGCAACACAATacttactagtttcagcaaattTTTACAACCATAAGAATACATTTTTAGAATTTTAATATTATGATTTAGTTTTATTCTCGGAACATTTCTACATCCCGGAAATTTTAGGACCATATGACTTTGTTCTCGGTTACATTTTTACTGTGAGCAAACTTTAGGACCATATAAGAATATGTCCCGTCTCTTTACATTCTAACTTCAGCGCTAAGAAGATaaacttcttcttcctccttctccgaACGTACCGCCGGCCTAACCGCCGGCGCTCCCGCGAAGCCTCGCCGCCCTACCCTCCCAGAAACCCCCTCCCATCGCGGTGCTGCCGCCCCCCGCCGGCCATCCCTCTAACCCCGGATAGACAATGGGGGGACCGTGGCACTCTAAGATAGATAATGGTGGAGCTTCTCCGGCGAGCCGGTGAGCTTCTTCCTCCCCTTCGGATGTTTCTTTTTTCAATCCGAAATCGACCGACCCAAATTTAAAAGTCAGGCGACTTCATGTAGGTATTGTGAATAGGTATGTATATAGCCGAACAGCTAGGCAGAGCGGGTCGATGAGAGGGAGGCGACTGGCCGGTTAGCTACGGCTCTGCTTCCCTCGCTCGTCCAGATGTAGGCATGTAGCTACTACGCTTGCGACGACGCGTAAGAGATAAATTGCACCAGCACTCGAGTAGAGAGAACTTACGAATCCTCCTGGTCAGTACCGACCTGATCCGCCATGGCCGGCTGCATGCTTAATGGTTTGATCTGCAGTTTCTCAATCCGCGTTACAAAGGCAGCCTTATTTATACCATCGTCATGGCTTGACTTTGACCAAGAGAAGGAGACGGACGGCCAACGCGTTTCCGATTGGTGCTGTCTACGGTTTGGCCTTCCTAATAATGTTCTGCGGATTTTTATTCGACTGCCGTTCGCCACTGCTAAGGAAAGAAACACAGAGATCCGGTACCAACTTCTAACTCCGCTATTATTCATGGTAGATACTCCGAGCTGCTCTGATGGGCTCACCGGCCGACGCGACAGGCGCCCGAGCTCCCAAACCGCAGGGGCTTCAGATCCGTGAGCGGACACACTGATACAAACTCTCTGCAACAACACCTCTGTAGCAAAGGTCTCTGCAACATCACTTTTGTTGCAAAGTCGATTCAAATGCACGAACGAACATGCTGACACAACGGCTCCGCACCACCACCTCTGTTGCAAAAGGTCTCTGCAACAACTCTTCTATTGCAAAAAGCGATTCAGATGCATGAGCGGACATGCTGACACATTCTCTACAACATTACATCCGTTGCATTGCAAAGGCTCTGCAACAACACCTCCATTGCAAACATCTCTGTAACAACTCTCTGTTGCAAAGACAAAAGTGGTGCTCAACCGCTCGATGGGCCAGATCCGACGGCTCGTGACCCCGCTAGTCTCTAAAAGGACCAGCCGGCCGACGTGTAGCACACCTAATACCCTATGGGCCACGACTTTCCCCTTTGACGCACATGCCGCTCATCTCCAAGGGCGCCCTTGTGTCCTCATATGTCTAGACGGATACTCCATAATTGTTCCGATACAAAAACGGATGCCAAACGAGTTCACCCAAATTTAGCTCATATGTATGTACTCCCTCGAACCCAACCCATCCGTGTGTGTTGGAGGGGAGATGGGGTTGTCCGCCACGTCAGTTTGGACATGCGATCCCCCAAACCTGACCCCCGCGCCACAACTTCTCCTATGTTCCTTTCACTACCTGTGCCTGATGCCGTCCTGCGCCCACCTAGAGCACCACCCTCCGGACATGGTCATCGTCCCCAATCCTGCATCACCATCGGACACGGTCGCTGCGCAGGCTACTTGGGTTATATGATACAGTTGTGGGCGTCGTTGATGAGTATGTCTGGGTGGCAGAGAGCGCACACATTGAAGCAATGGTCAGCATTTTCCACTGCAATAGAAGGTGTTTGGCAAAGATGATTTGAGAGAATCAAATGGCGTGGACACAACCAAGATT is a window of Triticum urartu cultivar G1812 unplaced genomic scaffold, Tu2.1 TuUngrouped_contig_6348, whole genome shotgun sequence DNA encoding:
- the LOC125530481 gene encoding uncharacterized protein LOC125530481 — encoded protein: MADQVGTDQEDSYKGNSLPVFPEEEPKQHQVAVSRAASKGRYARFKENLNAKPQETKQHHHQVDVSCAASKGRSRTGWMSMERSTPEGINMEEHASRFQPLPLPRFTGDFERATVGIPVVMRKRKPLEVRNALRERRVAAKQKDARYHAEVALHKYNRANNTKFELVEVKVISIFYEFGGAGAHYNFTAKQPEEQHSADADSTKLFFSEVHLNFRTENDVIMCCIVGENDAGHCYGCENYQPVIHPSSQAYGGGSSTCIDYPCSDGDSDSD